The proteins below are encoded in one region of Takifugu rubripes chromosome 1, fTakRub1.2, whole genome shotgun sequence:
- the arhgap44b gene encoding rho GTPase-activating protein 44 isoform X2 has product MKKQFNRMRQLANQTVGRAEKTEVLSEDLLQVEKRLELVKQVSHSTHKKLTACLQGQQGVDVDKKSVRSPSKKLPLTTLAQCMVEGAAVLGDESLLGKMLKLCGETQDKLAQELIMFELTIERDVVEPLNDLSEMEIPNIQKQRKHLAKLVLDMDSARTRYYQSTKSSGLSSNLQPSGAKADHLREEMEEAANRMEICRDQLSADMYSFVAKEIDYASYFQTLIEVQAEYHRKSLELLQSILPQIKAHQESWVEKPCYGKPLEEHLALSGRDIAFPIEACVTMLLECGMQEEGLFRVAPSASKLKKLKASLDCGVLDVQEYSADPHAIAGALKSYLRELPEPLMSYELYNDWIQASNIQDQDRRLQALHSACEKLPAANNNNFKYLIKFLSKLTEHQDVNKMTPGNIAIVLGPNLLWMNNEGNITEMMTTVSLQIVGIIEPIIQHADWFFPGEIEFNVTGNYGSPVHTNHNANYSLVPSPDMDQVDRRQNDQSRRPLSVATDNMMLEFYKKDGIRKIQSMGVRVMDTTWVSRRGPSTRKCSSTPPSVHPFAPPIDAPIPEQPGEFSASPSLTPPPTSSERASSDDASSNWSDSCYVYPSPEEERPPPPYPFSSSSSCSSSCSSHSLPHHHFYTRAASPGARPVAPGPESVPPGPSAPTRRTGYSPPPFLHSLCPSPQQLDVNSNPKPKPNSLHLHKQASLADASHASLSDTNGSTLYIKPPLFLTRHELFPGSPRPPNTPLSAPPPWAACACSQERGAKLTR; this is encoded by the exons GGCTGAGAAGACCGAAGTGTTAAGTGAAGATCTCCTGCAG GTGGAAAAGCGTCTTGAGCTGGTCAAACAGGTTTCCCACAGCACACACAAGAAGCTAACCGCCTGTCTGCAGGGCCAGCAGGGCGTGGATGTGGACAAGAAGTCTGTCAGGTCGCCCTCG AAGAAGCTTCCTCTCACAACGTTAGCACAATGCATGGTGGAGGGGGCGGCTGTGCTGGGAGACGAGTCCCTACTAGG GAAGATGCTGAAGCTCTGCGGCGAGACGCAGGACAAACTGGCGCAGGAGCTCATCATGTTCGAGCTCACCATCGAGAGAGACGTCGTCGAGCCCCTGAACGACCTCTCAGAG ATGGAAATCCCAAACATCcagaaacaaaggaaacatttaGCCAAGCTGGTCCTGGACATGGATTCTGCCCGCACACG GTATTATCAGTCCACCAAGTCGTCGGGACTTTCCAGCAACCTGCAGCCGAGCGGCGCCAAGGCCGACCACCtcagggaggagatggaggaggcagCCAACCGCATGGAGATCTGTCGA GATCAGTTATCGGCGGACATGTACAGTTTTGTGGCCAAAGAAATTGACTATGCAAGCTACTTTCAGACG CTGATAGAAGTCCAGGCCGAGTACCACAGAAAGTCATTAGAGCTGCTTCAAAGCATCCTGCCGCAGATTAAAGCTCATCAGG AGAGCTGGGTGGAGAAGCCGTGCTACGGGAAACCGTTAGAGGAGCACTTAGCGCTCAGCGGGAGAGACATCGCCTTTCCGATCGAGGCCTGTGTCACCATGCTGCTGGAATGTGGCATGCAGGAGGAG GGCTTATTCAGAGTCGCTCCTTCGGCCTCCAAACTGAAGAAGTTGAAAGCGTCTCTGGACTGCGGGGTGCTGGACGTTCAGGAGTACTCGGCAGACCCTCACGCCATCGCAG GGGCGCTGAAGTCTTACCTGCGGGAGCTGCCGGAGCCGTTGATGAGCTACGAGCTGTACAACGACTGGATCCAGGCCTCCAA CATTCAGGATCAGGACAGGAGGCTGCAGGCGCTGCACAGCGCCTGCGAGAAACTGCCAgcagccaacaacaacaactttaa GTATCTGATCAAATTCCTCTCCAAACTGACCGAACATCAGGACGTGAACAAAATGACGCCCGGGAACATCGCCATCGTCCTCGGACCAAacctgctgtggatgaacaacgAAGG caacatcacAGAGATGATGACCACGGTCTCCCTGCAGATCGTCGGCATCATCGAGCCCATTATCCAGCACGCCGACTGGTTCTTCCCCGGAG AAATCGAGTTCAACGTGACGGGCAACTACGGGAGCCCCGTCCACACCAACCACAACGCCAACTACAGCCTCGTGCCGTCGCCGGACATGGATCAAGTTGACCGCCGACAGAACGACCAGAGTCGACGGCCGCTGAGCGTCGCCACGGACAACATGATGCTGGAGTTCTACAAGAAGGACGG CATTAGGAAGATTCAAAG CATGGGTGTCAGGGTCATGGATACCACTTGGGTGTCACGCAGGGGCCCGTCTACGCGTAAATGCTCGTCCACGCCGCCGAGCGTGCACCCTTTTGCCCCGCCCATTGACGCCCCCATCCCCGAGCAGCCTGGGGAATTCTCcgcctccccctctctcacccctcctcccACTAGCAGTGAACGAGCCAG CTCAGACGATGCCTCCTCCAACTGGTCGGACTCCTGTTACGTATATCCCTCCCCCGAGGAGGAAAGGCCGCCCCCACCTtaccccttttcctcctcctcctcctgttcctcctcctgctcgtcCCACTCACTTCCTCACCACCACTTCTACACCCGAGCAGCTTCACCGGGTGCGCGTCCCGTGGCCCCCGGCCCCGAGTCGGTGCCTCCGGGGCCGTCCGCGCCCACTCGCCGCACTGGCTACAGTCCGCCCCCCTTCCTCCACTCCCTCTGCCCCTCCCCTCAGCAGCTCGACGtcaactccaaccctaaacccaaacccaactCCCTGCACCTGCACAAACAGGCCTCTCTGGCCGACGCCTCGCATGCGTCCCTGTCCGACACCAACGGCTCCACCCTCTATATCAAACCCCCGCTCTTTCTCACCCGTCACGAGCTATTCCCCGGCTCCCCAAgaccccccaacacccccctaTCTGCTCCCCCTCCATGGGCAGCCTGTGCCTGTAGCCAGGAGAGAGGAGCCAAGCTGACTAGGTAA
- the arhgap44b gene encoding rho GTPase-activating protein 44 isoform X1: MWRKKLQINRSRPSRRRSSVLAEKTEVLSEDLLQVEKRLELVKQVSHSTHKKLTACLQGQQGVDVDKKSVRSPSKKLPLTTLAQCMVEGAAVLGDESLLGKMLKLCGETQDKLAQELIMFELTIERDVVEPLNDLSEMEIPNIQKQRKHLAKLVLDMDSARTRYYQSTKSSGLSSNLQPSGAKADHLREEMEEAANRMEICRDQLSADMYSFVAKEIDYASYFQTLIEVQAEYHRKSLELLQSILPQIKAHQESWVEKPCYGKPLEEHLALSGRDIAFPIEACVTMLLECGMQEEGLFRVAPSASKLKKLKASLDCGVLDVQEYSADPHAIAGALKSYLRELPEPLMSYELYNDWIQASNIQDQDRRLQALHSACEKLPAANNNNFKYLIKFLSKLTEHQDVNKMTPGNIAIVLGPNLLWMNNEGNITEMMTTVSLQIVGIIEPIIQHADWFFPGEIEFNVTGNYGSPVHTNHNANYSLVPSPDMDQVDRRQNDQSRRPLSVATDNMMLEFYKKDGIRKIQSMGVRVMDTTWVSRRGPSTRKCSSTPPSVHPFAPPIDAPIPEQPGEFSASPSLTPPPTSSERASSDDASSNWSDSCYVYPSPEEERPPPPYPFSSSSSCSSSCSSHSLPHHHFYTRAASPGARPVAPGPESVPPGPSAPTRRTGYSPPPFLHSLCPSPQQLDVNSNPKPKPNSLHLHKQASLADASHASLSDTNGSTLYIKPPLFLTRHELFPGSPRPPNTPLSAPPPWAACACSQERGAKLTR, encoded by the exons GGCTGAGAAGACCGAAGTGTTAAGTGAAGATCTCCTGCAG GTGGAAAAGCGTCTTGAGCTGGTCAAACAGGTTTCCCACAGCACACACAAGAAGCTAACCGCCTGTCTGCAGGGCCAGCAGGGCGTGGATGTGGACAAGAAGTCTGTCAGGTCGCCCTCG AAGAAGCTTCCTCTCACAACGTTAGCACAATGCATGGTGGAGGGGGCGGCTGTGCTGGGAGACGAGTCCCTACTAGG GAAGATGCTGAAGCTCTGCGGCGAGACGCAGGACAAACTGGCGCAGGAGCTCATCATGTTCGAGCTCACCATCGAGAGAGACGTCGTCGAGCCCCTGAACGACCTCTCAGAG ATGGAAATCCCAAACATCcagaaacaaaggaaacatttaGCCAAGCTGGTCCTGGACATGGATTCTGCCCGCACACG GTATTATCAGTCCACCAAGTCGTCGGGACTTTCCAGCAACCTGCAGCCGAGCGGCGCCAAGGCCGACCACCtcagggaggagatggaggaggcagCCAACCGCATGGAGATCTGTCGA GATCAGTTATCGGCGGACATGTACAGTTTTGTGGCCAAAGAAATTGACTATGCAAGCTACTTTCAGACG CTGATAGAAGTCCAGGCCGAGTACCACAGAAAGTCATTAGAGCTGCTTCAAAGCATCCTGCCGCAGATTAAAGCTCATCAGG AGAGCTGGGTGGAGAAGCCGTGCTACGGGAAACCGTTAGAGGAGCACTTAGCGCTCAGCGGGAGAGACATCGCCTTTCCGATCGAGGCCTGTGTCACCATGCTGCTGGAATGTGGCATGCAGGAGGAG GGCTTATTCAGAGTCGCTCCTTCGGCCTCCAAACTGAAGAAGTTGAAAGCGTCTCTGGACTGCGGGGTGCTGGACGTTCAGGAGTACTCGGCAGACCCTCACGCCATCGCAG GGGCGCTGAAGTCTTACCTGCGGGAGCTGCCGGAGCCGTTGATGAGCTACGAGCTGTACAACGACTGGATCCAGGCCTCCAA CATTCAGGATCAGGACAGGAGGCTGCAGGCGCTGCACAGCGCCTGCGAGAAACTGCCAgcagccaacaacaacaactttaa GTATCTGATCAAATTCCTCTCCAAACTGACCGAACATCAGGACGTGAACAAAATGACGCCCGGGAACATCGCCATCGTCCTCGGACCAAacctgctgtggatgaacaacgAAGG caacatcacAGAGATGATGACCACGGTCTCCCTGCAGATCGTCGGCATCATCGAGCCCATTATCCAGCACGCCGACTGGTTCTTCCCCGGAG AAATCGAGTTCAACGTGACGGGCAACTACGGGAGCCCCGTCCACACCAACCACAACGCCAACTACAGCCTCGTGCCGTCGCCGGACATGGATCAAGTTGACCGCCGACAGAACGACCAGAGTCGACGGCCGCTGAGCGTCGCCACGGACAACATGATGCTGGAGTTCTACAAGAAGGACGG CATTAGGAAGATTCAAAG CATGGGTGTCAGGGTCATGGATACCACTTGGGTGTCACGCAGGGGCCCGTCTACGCGTAAATGCTCGTCCACGCCGCCGAGCGTGCACCCTTTTGCCCCGCCCATTGACGCCCCCATCCCCGAGCAGCCTGGGGAATTCTCcgcctccccctctctcacccctcctcccACTAGCAGTGAACGAGCCAG CTCAGACGATGCCTCCTCCAACTGGTCGGACTCCTGTTACGTATATCCCTCCCCCGAGGAGGAAAGGCCGCCCCCACCTtaccccttttcctcctcctcctcctgttcctcctcctgctcgtcCCACTCACTTCCTCACCACCACTTCTACACCCGAGCAGCTTCACCGGGTGCGCGTCCCGTGGCCCCCGGCCCCGAGTCGGTGCCTCCGGGGCCGTCCGCGCCCACTCGCCGCACTGGCTACAGTCCGCCCCCCTTCCTCCACTCCCTCTGCCCCTCCCCTCAGCAGCTCGACGtcaactccaaccctaaacccaaacccaactCCCTGCACCTGCACAAACAGGCCTCTCTGGCCGACGCCTCGCATGCGTCCCTGTCCGACACCAACGGCTCCACCCTCTATATCAAACCCCCGCTCTTTCTCACCCGTCACGAGCTATTCCCCGGCTCCCCAAgaccccccaacacccccctaTCTGCTCCCCCTCCATGGGCAGCCTGTGCCTGTAGCCAGGAGAGAGGAGCCAAGCTGACTAGGTAA
- the LOC115251413 gene encoding rho GTPase-activating protein 44-like has translation FLFSILRSLLSTLKNKELSPVIGQKGIQGTTPSSGHSQHSEHSPHSLRRAKKLAPTPPKAPYCQTGAMSDQSTGQPSPVSLSPTPPSTPSPYGFGYPQGYATISSPGQVAHMATTPSLSSPPSLAGTLTKARPVPKPPRQRPSLPPPQPPTTPGTSPQPLDHSTGLLDGLSPGESMSTDSFCNLDIPIIDVELDGILDLAHISPFRNSLASTDWPKVSREDSEDESTVL, from the exons TTCCTGTTTTCTATCCTCCGCTCTCTCCTCAGTACCCTCAAGAACAAGGAACTGTCTCCAGTGATAGGACAGAAGGGAATCCAGGGAACGACGCCCTCTAGTGGGCACTCGCAGCACTCTGAGCACAGTCCGCACAGCCTGAGGAGAG CAAAGAAATTGGCTCCGACCCCCCCTAAAGCTCCCTACTGCCAGACAGGAGCCATGTCGGACCAGTCCACTGGTCAGCCCTCTCCTGTCAGCCTGTCACCCACTCCCCCCAGCACCCCCTCTCCGTACGGCTTTGGTTACCCACAGGGCTACGCCACCATCAGCTCCCCTGGCCAGGTAGCCCACATGGCCACCACCCCGTCTCTCTCTTCCCCACCGTCGTTGGCCGGGACTCTCACCAAAGCCAGGCCGGTCCCCAAACCCCCCCGGCAGAGGCCCAGTCTCCCGCCCCCTCAACCCCCCACCACTCCAGGCACCAGTCCACAGCCTCTGGACCACTCGACGGGCCTGCTGGACGGTTTGTCTCCTGGGGAAAGCATGTCCACAG ATTCCTTCTGCAACCTGGACATCCCCATCATCGACGTGGAACTGGACGGCATTTTGGACCTCGCCCACATTTCCCCCTTCAGAAACTCCCTGGCATCGACGGATTGGCCCAAAGTCAGCCGAGAGGATTCCGAGGACGAGAGTACGGTGCTATGA
- the tex47 gene encoding testis-expressed protein 47 isoform X1, which translates to MAALAKIPSFSSKSWENRESEEDETHTGTVLDVFQGKMAETIVLQQLIIISRLLCQPAVRAELGAHFEKVHFQLSKEFELDHMTGQLLIYPSCVLHIVESSREVLLCVLKDLKKLQQHPNRAMVEESKVLFLLHNPHGRLFQQWSYKVIAAGQKVPGLEEEENTESLVCMVLSALQELETSKRVPESWEFIISQDLVLKLLGQDDLLSLEDHLHLYDSPLNIRMDFGQAVRSQSINRV; encoded by the exons ATGGCTGCTTTAGCCAAAATACCAAGTTTTTCGTCCAAATCGTGGGAAAACAGAGAGTCTGAGGAGGATGAAACCCACACGGGCACAGTGTTGGATGTGTTTCAGGGCAAAATGGCGGAG ACCAtcgtgctgcagcagctgatcaTCATCTCTCGGCTCCTCTGTCAGCCTGCCGTCAGGGCAGAACTGGGAG CGCACTTTGAGAAGGTCCACTTCCAGCTCAGTAAAGAGTTTGAGCTGGACCACATGACCGGCCAGCTGCTGATTTATCCGTCGTGTGTGCTGCACATCGTTGAA TCATCCAGAGAGGTTCTCCTTTGTGTTCTGAAAGACCTGAAAAAGCTCCAGCAACATCCAAACCG TGCCATGGTGGAAGAATCCAAGGTTCTCTTCCTGCTTCATAACCCTCACGGACGGCTGTTCCAACAGTGGAGCTACAAG GTGATCGCTGCAGGTCAGAAGGTCCCGGGcctcgaggaggaggagaacaccGAGAGTCTGGTTTGCATGGTTCTGTCAGCGCTGCAGGAACTGGAAACATCCAAG CGCGTTCCAGAGTCTTGGGAATTCATCATCTCGCAGGATCTTGTGCTGAAGCTTTTAGGACAAGATGACCTCCTGAGTCTAGAGGATCACCTCCATCTGTACGACTCGCCGCTAAACATCAGAATGGACTTCG GACAAGCTGTTCGAAGTCAGTCCATCAACAGGGTTTAA
- the tex47 gene encoding testis-expressed protein 47 isoform X2, which produces MNTAREKERTGRGENEDVTENTLCQQRVAQKDGETIVLQQLIIISRLLCQPAVRAELGAHFEKVHFQLSKEFELDHMTGQLLIYPSCVLHIVESSREVLLCVLKDLKKLQQHPNRAMVEESKVLFLLHNPHGRLFQQWSYKVIAAGQKVPGLEEEENTESLVCMVLSALQELETSKRVPESWEFIISQDLVLKLLGQDDLLSLEDHLHLYDSPLNIRMDFGQAVRSQSINRV; this is translated from the exons ATGAACACAgccagagaaaaagagagaacaggcagaggggAAAATGAGGATGTGACGGAGAATACTTTATGTCAGCAGCGTGTTGCACAGAAGGATGGGGAG ACCAtcgtgctgcagcagctgatcaTCATCTCTCGGCTCCTCTGTCAGCCTGCCGTCAGGGCAGAACTGGGAG CGCACTTTGAGAAGGTCCACTTCCAGCTCAGTAAAGAGTTTGAGCTGGACCACATGACCGGCCAGCTGCTGATTTATCCGTCGTGTGTGCTGCACATCGTTGAA TCATCCAGAGAGGTTCTCCTTTGTGTTCTGAAAGACCTGAAAAAGCTCCAGCAACATCCAAACCG TGCCATGGTGGAAGAATCCAAGGTTCTCTTCCTGCTTCATAACCCTCACGGACGGCTGTTCCAACAGTGGAGCTACAAG GTGATCGCTGCAGGTCAGAAGGTCCCGGGcctcgaggaggaggagaacaccGAGAGTCTGGTTTGCATGGTTCTGTCAGCGCTGCAGGAACTGGAAACATCCAAG CGCGTTCCAGAGTCTTGGGAATTCATCATCTCGCAGGATCTTGTGCTGAAGCTTTTAGGACAAGATGACCTCCTGAGTCTAGAGGATCACCTCCATCTGTACGACTCGCCGCTAAACATCAGAATGGACTTCG GACAAGCTGTTCGAAGTCAGTCCATCAACAGGGTTTAA
- the ndel1a gene encoding nuclear distribution protein nudE-like 1-A, producing the protein MEADMIPKFSSKDEEIDFWKTLSLKYKTSFQEAQEELLEFQEGSRELEAELEAQLSQAEHRTKDLQSENQRLKNEVETLKDKLEQQYSQSYKQISMLEDDLGQTRSIKDQLHKYVRELEQSNDDLERAKRATIVSLENFEQRLNQAIERNAFLESELDEKESLLVSVQRLKDEARDLRQELAVRERQSDVNRMSAPSSPTQDNEKMDSAVQASLSLPATPLSKGLDNAFASQTALSIAYSSNSPLTPSARISALNIVSDLLRKVGALESKLAACRNFTKDQRARKAFALDNSNVLNGNTTSQTFQSFHTSYFEKTATNGLKPGALTAITAPPAASSPGLVPLAV; encoded by the exons ATGGAAGCAGATATGATACCAAAATTCTCCTCAAAAGACGAGGAGATTGACTTTTGGAAGACACTTTCCCTCAAATACAAAACCAG CTTCCAGGaggctcaggaggagctgctggagtttcaggagggcagcagggagctggaggccgaACTGGAAGCCCAGCTGAGTCAGGCCGAGCATCGCACCAAGGACCTGCAGTCTGAAAACCAAAGACTCAAGAACGAGGTCGAAACACTCAAG GACAAACTGGAGCAGCAGTACTCTCAGAGCTACAAGCAGATCTCCATGTTGGAGGACGACCTCGGCCAAACGCGCAGCATCAAGGACCAGCTGCACAAATACGTGCGCGAGCTCGAACAGTCCAACGATGATTTGGAGAGAGCCAAAAG GGCGACCATCGTGTCTCTGGAGAACTTCGAGCAGCGTCTGAACCAGGCCATCGAGAGGAACGCCTTCCTGGAGAGCGAGCTGGATGAGAAGGAATCGCTGCTGGTGTCGGTGCAGCGATTAAAGGATGAAGCTCGGG ATCTGAGGCAGGAGCTGGCCGTCCGTGAGAGGCAGTCAGATGTGAACAGGATGTCGGCGCCCAGCTCGCCGACGCAGGACAACGAGAAGATGGACTCTGCGGTCCAggcctctctgtctcttcccGCCACCCCGCTGAGCAAAGGGCTGGACAACGCCTTCGCCAGCCAGACGG CACTGTCAATTGCATATAGCAGCAATTCACCATTGACCCCCTCTGCCAGGATATCAGCCCTCAACATCGTGAGCGATTTGCTGCGGAAAGTCGGG GCTCTGGAGTCGAAGCTGGCGGCCTGCAGGAACTTCACCAAGGACCAGAGGGCGAGGAAGGCGTTCGCTctggacaacagcaacgtgCTCAACGGCAACACGACCAGCCAAACGTTTCAGTCCTTCCATACGTCGTATTTTGAGAAGAC GGCCACGAACGGGCTGAAACCTGGAGCCCTGACGGCCATCACAGCCCCTCCGGCTGCCTCCTCCCCCGGCCTGGTCCCCCTCGCTGTGTGA